From Marmota flaviventris isolate mMarFla1 chromosome X, mMarFla1.hap1, whole genome shotgun sequence, the proteins below share one genomic window:
- the Otud6a gene encoding OTU domain-containing protein 6A has protein sequence MDDLPSEHQRMIRRHHREKKELQARIQSMKNSVPKSDKKKRKQLLLDVARLEAEMEQRHQQELERFQENFPDNSDLDSITEDLAKMDLENQPPRVSRAQKRRERRAALERDSLERIAKAEMEHMASFRREEEKKVAAILESKNLEMKDIPADGHCMYRAIQDQLAFSMTVESLRCRTAEYMQKHVDDFLPFFSDPETGGTYTRDDFLSYCENIKRSASWGGQLELRALSHILQMPIKVIQADSPIIVIGEEYKKKPLILVYLHYACNLGEHYNSVKPLEAGAVGGAAPRLF, from the coding sequence ATGGATGACTTACCGAGTGAACACCAGCGGATGATACGCCGCCACCACCGGGAGAAGAAAGAGCTACAGGCTCGCATCCAGAGCATGAAAAACTCCGTCCCCAAGAGcgacaagaagaaaagaaagcagttgCTCCTAGACGTGGCCCGCCTTGAGGCCGAGATGGAGCAGAGGCACCAGCAGGAGTTGGAGAGGTTCCAAGAGAACTTCCCAGACAACAGTGATCTTGATTCAATCACTGAAGATCTGGCCAAGATGGATCTCGAGAACCAACCTCCCCGAGTTTCCAGAGCACAGAAAAGACGGGAAAGAAGGGCAGCCCTGGAGAGAGATAGCCTGGAAAGAATCGCTAAAGCAGAGATGGAGCATATGGCCAGCTTCCGTCgtgaggaggagaagaaggtCGCTGCCATTCTTGAATCCAAGAATCTGGAGATGAAGGATATACCTGCTGATGGCCACTGTATGTACCGTGCCATCCAAGATCAGCTGGCGTTCTCTATGACGGTGGAGAGCCTGCGCTGCCGCACTGCTGAGTATATGCAGAAACATGTCGACGACTTCTTGCCCTTCTTCAGCGACCCAGAGACGGGTGGCACCTACACCCGCGACGACTTCTTGAGCTACTGCGAAAACATCAAACGCAGTGCATCATGGGGAGGCCAGCTGGAGCTGAGAGCCCTGTCTCACATCCTGCAGATGCCCATCAAAGTGATCCAGGCCGATTCACCCATCATCGTCATTGGGGAGGAGTACAAGAAGAAACCACTCATCTTGGTCTATCTACACTATGCCTGCAACCTTGGAGAGCACTACAATTCGGTGAAGCCACTCGAGGCTGGCGCTGTCGGTGGTGCAGCTCCTCGACTCTTCTAG